The nucleotide window AAATTGACTTAAATGTAGGAATGCTAAGTAAAGGTCCGGGAGGGCTTGGCGGTTATTGTGCAGGTTCAAAAGAACTTATTCAATATTTGCGTTTATATTCAAGAAGCTATTTCTTTTCAACAGCCATGCCTGCTTCAGTTGCCGGTGGGTTAAATGAAGTATTTAAACTATTGGAAACCGACACAGCAGGTCGTGCAGAATTAATTGAAAAAACAGAATATCTTAAATCTCAACTTATCAAACAAGGTTTTGATATTGGTCATTCGCAATCAGCTGTAGTACCTGTTATGATATATAGTGAACCTACCTTGTTTAAAATGTATGATGAACTTCGCAGAAATGGCGTTTATGTCAACATTGTGACTTATCCTGCTGTTCGCAGAAAAGAATGTCGTTTAAGACTTTGTACTATGAAAGATTTGACTTTTGAACAAATCGATAAGGCAGTAGAAGTTATAGCTGAATTAGGTAAAAAATATGGAGTTATCAAGTAAAACAGTCGTAGTCACCGGAGCTGCGGGATTTATTGGATTAAATATTGTAAAAAAATATATAGAAGTAGGCTGGAAAGTATATGCTGTCGTCCATAAAAACATCCCTCAAGAGCTTACAAAACTTGATAATGTTCATTTATTACAATGCGATATTACAAATCCAAAGGATTTTTTTGAGGCTTTAGGTTCTTTAAAGCCTCAAATTCTTGTGCATGCTGCAGGATTAGCTTCTGATATCGGTTCTGATAAAAAATTTAAAAAAATTAATTTTGAACCGATAAAATATCTATCTTCTGTCCCTACTGAAAAAATAATATACATTTCATCAACTGATGTATATGGAATAAAGGATTTTCTTGATGCTAAAGAGGATACAACACCTTTTGAAGCTCATCCGCTCAACCCGTATCCAAAATACAAAATTGAATCAGAAAAGTGGCTGAATTTAAATTTACCTCCCTCAAAATACGTTATTATAAGACCTGCAGCTGTCTATGGCGATGGGGACAAAACTTTAGAAAACAGAGTAATCGAGTTTTTAAAATCATCACCATATATTATTCATTTTGGGAAATGGCATGGTAAAAACAGATGGCCATTGGCTAACGTGAAAAATGTCGCATTAACAATTGTCGGTGTAAGCATGTCTGGAGATTTTGATGGGATGGCTATAAATATAATAGATAGAGAAATTACATCAATTGATGATTATTACAATTCCATTGCAAAAAAATATTTTCCAGACAAAAAATTCAAGACTGTTACACTTCCATTGTATTTCGGCAAATTTATAGGTCTTATATCAACCTTAGTTTCAAATCTTTTAAGATTAAAGCAACCACTTTTTGATCCAACCTTTTATGCTGTACATCATGTCACCTCGAACCTTGATTTTAATGGTGAAAGGCAAAAAGATGTTATAGCATCTTTGGAAAGATTATCAAGTATCAAATTATAACCATAAAACAATAAAGAAATGAGCGTTTTTGTTGATGTTGATAATAGTGTACAAATAACCATGTAACAGTTGCATCTAAAAAGCATTGGAAAAAAGTTAAAGACGGCTACCTATATACAATAGACGGTAATTTCGGAGGTAAGGTAGCTGAGAAAAATACAAATTAAGTGATTATAAGTCAAGCCACTTTGTTTGATGTCAAATTACATAAAAAAGGTTTGAAATTAATCAAACCTTTTTAAATGGCTCCTCGGGTGGGACTCGAACCTACAACCCTTCGGTTAACAGCCGAATGCTCTGCCATTGAGCTACCGAGGAATATCCTTTAAGCTATGGTTACATTATAACTACAAAAATTTTTCTTGTAAATACCTTTTTTCTATAAATTTGTAATATAATTTATTTGTAGGATATTTTCAAGGAGGTCAAATATGCTTTTGGGTGTAAATATTGATCACGTTGCAACTCTTAGAAACGCAAGGGGAGCGGGAGAACCAAGTGTTTTAGATGCTGCTTTAATTTGTCAAGAAACAGATGTTCATGGCATCACCGTGCATCTTCGTGAGGATCGTAGACATATTAAAGATGCGGATGTCTATACATTAAAAAAAGTTTTAACATGTAATATCAATCTTGAAATGGCTGCTACTGATGAAATTCAAAAAATTGCTTTAGATATAATGCCACAGTGTTGTTGCTTGGTTCCTGAAAAAAGACAAGAGCTTACTACAGAAGGTGGTTTGGATGTTGCAGGACAGCTGGATAAAATGAAAAAATACGTCCAACCTCTCGTTAATGCGGGAATATTGGTCAGCATGTTCATTGATCCTACCGAAGAACAGGTCAAAGCTTCATTTGATTGTGGTGCTCCTTTTATTGAGCTCCATACAGGTGCTTATGCTGAGGCTTTTGGCTCTGAAAATGAAGAAAAAGAATTTCAAAAACTAAAGCATGCCGCAGAATTTGCTCAAAATTTAGGACTAAAAGTAAATGCAGGGCATGGGCTAAACTATGAAAATGTTTATAGAATGCGTGAAATCAAAGGACTAAACGAATTAAACATAGGTCACAGCATAATTTCTAGGGCTATTTTCAAAGGGTTAAAAAGTGCTATAATTGATATGAAAAATCTTATACAATAGTTTTTCAATCTTAACGATTTATTACATTAAGCGTTAAAATTAGCAAATTTTTTAATGTTTTGTTTTATTACAAGTAAGAATAAGTGTAAAGGGTTAATTATGACAGTAAATTTCAATACACAAATCGATAATAAACCATCAGTTTTGTTGGAGAATATGACTCCTCGTCCGCAACAACAAATTGCTGCTTTAAAAACATCAACACCTGTTGATAAAATTGACTTGCAAACTACCCCAAAGAAAAAAGGCTTTGTTCAAAAGATTAAAGACTTTATCGGTAGTTGTAAAAAAATAGGTGTAAATATCAACGAATACACTAAATCGACATTTAAAGGAATAGGACAGGGCTTTTTCGTAGGTTCGGGTGCATTTACTATTGCTACAATTGCTCGCCTTGCTAAGAAAAAAGAAATAGGCAATATGCCTAAAGTCGTTGGCGTTATGGCTGGTGTTACGACATTGGCTGCAAACCTCTGGACAGCTTCTTTGAATGCAAATGAAAGAAAAGCAGGCGTTGACCATAGATGGACTCAAACTCCTACAATAACAAAATAATTGATAATAAAATTTTTAAAATAATCCGTTGTTCAATCTTCGGATTATTTTTTATTTGTATAAAATTGTGATATAATCAACTTGACTTAATAGTAGTATATGTTCATGGAGGTAAAAATGAGCAGAATTGAAATTTTAAAACAACATATTTCAGAAAAAAGAGCAATCAAAGTTATTGCAGGTATCGGCAATTTTAATATTGAAAATATCAAAAATGTAGTTTCTGCTGCGGAACAAGCTGGGG belongs to Candidatus Gastranaerophilales bacterium and includes:
- a CDS encoding NAD(P)-dependent oxidoreductase, which codes for MELSSKTVVVTGAAGFIGLNIVKKYIEVGWKVYAVVHKNIPQELTKLDNVHLLQCDITNPKDFFEALGSLKPQILVHAAGLASDIGSDKKFKKINFEPIKYLSSVPTEKIIYISSTDVYGIKDFLDAKEDTTPFEAHPLNPYPKYKIESEKWLNLNLPPSKYVIIRPAAVYGDGDKTLENRVIEFLKSSPYIIHFGKWHGKNRWPLANVKNVALTIVGVSMSGDFDGMAINIIDREITSIDDYYNSIAKKYFPDKKFKTVTLPLYFGKFIGLISTLVSNLLRLKQPLFDPTFYAVHHVTSNLDFNGERQKDVIASLERLSSIKL
- a CDS encoding pyridoxine 5'-phosphate synthase, with product MLLGVNIDHVATLRNARGAGEPSVLDAALICQETDVHGITVHLREDRRHIKDADVYTLKKVLTCNINLEMAATDEIQKIALDIMPQCCCLVPEKRQELTTEGGLDVAGQLDKMKKYVQPLVNAGILVSMFIDPTEEQVKASFDCGAPFIELHTGAYAEAFGSENEEKEFQKLKHAAEFAQNLGLKVNAGHGLNYENVYRMREIKGLNELNIGHSIISRAIFKGLKSAIIDMKNLIQ